The following coding sequences lie in one Spinacia oleracea cultivar Varoflay chromosome 1, BTI_SOV_V1, whole genome shotgun sequence genomic window:
- the LOC130462600 gene encoding uncharacterized protein: MYPYNHTGIYTEPWNFGGPTEVCPKCEAIVWYEERARKDRNSSSPEYSFCCQKGKVRLPLLKDPPEFLKDLLDNNDSRSKIFKEKGRMYNSINAFTSMGGKVDSSINRGNAPYVFRLNGQNHHKIGSLLPPEGQQPRFTQLYIYDTQNEVSNRINSLGSVGEKPELDPVIVAGLSKMFDEHNELAKVFRMARERFQESDLQPVKIRLIGTRAKDGRQYNLPTTSEVAALIVGTGDTEKGPRDVIIEDKHFGLKRISELHPSFMAMQYPLLFPYGKDGYRTEIPHTDVEQKGRRVRTTVTMREYYAFRFQQRKKEAKTRFQLGRLNQQQQVDAFTCIQEGRLEWVRGNQKKLRKDVLRGLADAVSRGDTTPASVGQRVILPASFTGSPRFMIQNYHDALAICRWVSPPDLFITMTCNPRWPEVRDFLSLIPGQKPEDRPDIIARVFKIKLDELMVDLTKRNICGRTKAGIFILLKGAFCKMCVIDRFSKCLIVYCLIHKYTIPFVLVILEMPSRCNLGTLYMDGTIYTIEFQKRGLPHVHMLLFLQEPDKLRTAADIDRLISAELPDPEEDPVAFEAVVQYMTHGPCGTLNPKCPCMHDGRCTKYYPKDFNDDTIIGEDGYPQYRRRNNGRVAQKNGHTIDNTFIVPYNVDLLVKYQAHINVEVCKKYTCTKYLFKYMNKGPDMALATVLEVTDSGIPGGQQANPEPPRDEIKSHLQCRYVSAAEACWRVFGFPIQYKYPPVQRLSCHLEEEQIVMFEDHEPLDQVLERVGPTKTPLTGWMEANRKYPEARKLTYHDFPTEWVWQSKEKKWKGRDEGFKIGRIYYVHPASGELHYLRMLLNIVTGSTRFADIRTVNGVEFATFKEACNALGLLEGDSDRMA, translated from the exons ATGTACCCTTATAATCATACAGGAATATACACCGAACCCTGGAATTTTGGTGGGCCAACTGAAGTGTGTCCAAAATGTGAGGCTATAGTTTGGTATGAGGAACGAGCGAGGAAGGACAGAAATAGTAGTTCACCTGAATACAGTTTTTGCTGTCAAAAGGGCAAGGTCAGGTTACCTCTATTGAAAGACCCACCAGAATTTTTGAAGGATCTCTTGGACAATAATGATAGTAGATCGAAGATTTTCAAGGAAAAAGGAAGGATGTACAACTCCATAAATGCTTTCACTTCAATGGGAGGGAAGGTAGACAGCAGTATCAATCGGGGAAATGCTCCGTATGTGTTTAGATTAAATGGGCAGAACCACCACAAGATTGGGTCATTGCTTCCGCCAGAAGGGCAACAACCAAGGTTCACCCAGCTTTATATTTATGACACACAGAACGAAGTATCTAACCGGATAAACAGTCTCGGAAGTGTGGGAGAGAAACCAGAACTAGACCCTGTAATTGTAGCAGGATTATCAAAGATGTTTGATGAGCATAATGAACTGGCAAAAGTATTCAGAATGGCCAGGGAAAGGTTCCAGGAGTCTGATTTACAACCTGTGAAGATTCGCTTGATCGGAACAAGAGCAAAAGATGGAAGACAATACAACCTCCCTACGACTTCAGAGGTTGCGGCTTTGATAGTGGGTACAGGTGATACAGAAAAAGGGCCTAGGGATGTCATTATCGAGGACAAACACTTTGGTCTGAAAAGGATATCCGAGCTTCACCCAAGTTTCATGGCAATGCAATATCCACTTCTTTTTCCATATGGAAAAGATGGGTATAGGACAGAAATCCCCCACACTGATGTGGAACAAAAGGGGAGAAGGGTAAGAACTACAGTGACTATGAGAGAATACTACGCATTTCGCTTTCAACAGAGAAAGAAGGAGGCAAAAACAAGATTCCAATTGGGGAGACtaaaccaacaacaacaagttgATGCCTTCACATGCATCCAAGAAGGTAGATTAGAATGGGTAAGAGGCAACCAAAAAAAGCTTCGCAAAGATGTGCTACGTGGATTGGCGGATGCTGTTTCTCGAGGAGACACAACTCCTGCATCTGTAGGACAACGTGTCATACTACCTGCATCCTTCACGGGAAGTCCGAGATTCATGATTCAAAACTATCACGACGCCCTAGCTATTTGCAGATGGGTTAGCCCTCCAGATTTGTTCATCACTATGACATGTAATCCGAGATGGCCAGAGGTCAGGgatttcttatccttgattcCCGGTCAAAAACCAGAAGACCGACCTGATATTATCGCTCGAGTTTTCAAGATAAAGCTTGATGAACTGATGGTGGACCTCACCAAAAGAAATATTTGCGGCCGCACTAAAGCAG GGATTTTTATTCTGCTTAAAGGTGCCTTCTGCAAAATGTGCGTTATTGATCGATTCTCGAAATGTCTGATCGTCTACTGCTTAATTCATAAG TATACAATTCCATTTGTCTTAGTCATTCTTGAAATGCCCAGTCGCTGCAATCTAGGAACATTGTATATGGATGGAA CAATATACACAATCGAGTTCCAAAAACGAGGCCTCCCACATGTTCATATGTTGTTGTTTTTGCAAGAACCGGACAAACTACGGACTGCAGCGGACATCGATCGACTAATTTCAGCAGAATTACCAGACCCGGAAGAGGACCCAGTTGCATTCGAGGCGGTAGTCCAATACATGACTCATGGACCGTGTGGTACGTTGAACCCAAAATGTCCATGTATGCATGATGGGCGTTGTACAAAGTACTATCCTAAAGACTTCAACGACGACACAATCATTGGAGAAGACGGTTACCCACAATACAGAAGAAGAAACAATGGTCGGGTAGCACAAAAGAATGGCCACACAATTGATAATACCTTCATTGTGCCATACAATGTGGACTTGCTGGTGAAGTATCAAGCACACATCAACGTCGAAGTATGCAAGAAATACACATGTACCAAATACCTGTTCAAGTACATGAACAAGGGTCCAGATATGGCACTAGCAACAGTTCTAGAAGTCACAGATAGTGGAATACCAGGAGGACAACAAGCCAATCCTGAACCCCCAAGAGACGAGATAAAATCGCACTTGCAATGCAGATATGTATCTGCTGCAGAAGCATGCTGGAGAGTATTTGGCTTCCCAATACAATATAAATACCCCCCAGTTCAACGCTTAAGTTGTCACCTAGAGGAAGAACAAATAGTGATGTTTGAAGATCATGAGCCACTAGATCAAGTGCTTGAAAGAGTAGGACCAACAAAGACTCCTCTCACCGGATGGATGGAAGCAAATAGGAAGTACCCAGAAGCAAGAAAACTGACATACCACGATTTCCCAACTGAATGGGTATGGCAAAGCAAGGAAAAGAAATGGAAAGGAAGAGATGAAGGCTTCAAAATAGGGAGGATTTACTACGTCCACCCAGCATCAGGGGAGCTTCACTACTTGCGTATGCTCCTTAATATAGTGACAGGATCAACAAGGTTTGCAGATATAAGAACAGTAAATGGCGTAGAATTTGCCACATTCAAGGAAGCTTGCAATGCTTTAGGACTTCTAGAAGGAGATAGTGATCGAATGGCATGA